The following coding sequences are from one Diachasmimorpha longicaudata isolate KC_UGA_2023 chromosome 6, iyDiaLong2, whole genome shotgun sequence window:
- the LOC135163391 gene encoding general odorant-binding protein 56d-like codes for MHSRLLLFLLLTMSAVSIALITTALFLVLVETDADIRRECRRQTGVSWGALKTLRAADFRHNDEKLKCYVKCFLKKNGIFGETNIDIDKALRHLPKSVQGASKKALENCRNVPSTDPCDKAFQVVKCFFKAEPQIMRSVPFV; via the exons ATGCACAGTCGATTATTGCTTTTCCTGTTACTCACAATGAGCGCTGTCTCGATTGCTCTAATTACCACTGCCTTATTTCTCGTTCTA gTGGAGACTGATGCCGATATTCGGAGGGAATGCCGCAGGCAGACTGGCGTCTCCTGGG GTGCATTGAAGACACTGCGGGCCGCGGATTTCCGGCACAACGACGAGAAACTCAAGTGTTATGTGAAATGTTTTCtgaagaaaaatggaattttcggGGAGACGAATATTGATATTGATAAGGCACTCAGGCATCTGCCGAAGAGTGTGCAGGGAGCGTCGAAGAAAGCTTTGGAGAATTGCAGGAATGTTC CGAGCACCGATCCATGTGATAAAGCCTTTCAAGTAGTTAAATGCTTCTTTAAGGCAGAACCACAG aTAATGAGAAGTGTACCATTCGTGTAG
- the LOC135163390 gene encoding uncharacterized protein LOC135163390, whose amino-acid sequence MGIKALPIIQRENFKRRSTGIDMRIIGVSLALLSLVLFVRGDDKDPHGPIREKCKDQFGLSSDDLKAAMEDPSDVGCYILCFFKDLSIMDDSGKFDPDAALDAIEDSAKDDAKPVLSSCDSKVKKSTTKDPCARALEVVTCFKEEAPELYKNLGIFHPLG is encoded by the exons ATGGGTATAAAGGCGCTTCCAATAATTCAACGAGAAAACTTTAAACGTCGAAGCACTGGCATCGACATGAGGATCATCGGGGTTTCTCTAGCACTGCTGTCCCTCGTTCTCTTCGTCCGAGGG GACGACAAGGATCCGCATGGACCTATAAGAGAGAAGTGCAAAGACCAATTCGGTCTTTCCTCTG acGACCTCAAGGCGGCTATGGAGGACCCCAGTGACGTTGGATGTTATATCCTGTGCTTCTTCAAGGATCTGTCCATT ATGGATGACAGCGGGAAGTTTGATCCCGATGCGGCGCTGGATGCCATCGAGGATAGTGCCAAGGATGACGCCAAGCCGGTCCTCTCCTCGTGTGATAGTAAAG taaaaaaatctacaactAAAGACCCTTGTGCTCGAGCATTGGAGGTGGTTACTTGTTTCAAGGAGGAAGCACCTGAA ctttATAAAAATTTGGGAATATTCCATCCACTGGGCTAA